One genomic window of Campylobacter curvus includes the following:
- a CDS encoding acylneuraminate cytidylyltransferase family protein yields MSEILCTICARGGSKGVKGKNIKELCGKPLIAYTIEQALASNLFRHIVVSTDSDLIADIAVKFGAEVFFKRDTAMASDTAGKLDVIKDAFKRSEAHYNQKFDYEIDLDATAPLRDVSDIKNAFEQFIANDNDNLITAMPSRRSPYFNLVEISQNGEVRLSKQLQNPVLRRQDAPKTYDMNASIYIWKREILLNENSIFLPKTGLYIMLEERSIDIDSELDFKFVESILKERNA; encoded by the coding sequence ATGAGTGAAATTTTATGCACGATATGTGCAAGAGGCGGCAGCAAGGGCGTAAAAGGTAAAAATATAAAAGAGCTTTGCGGCAAACCGCTCATCGCATACACAATTGAGCAAGCTCTCGCTTCAAATTTATTTCGCCATATCGTCGTGAGCACCGATAGCGACTTGATAGCTGATATTGCAGTCAAATTTGGTGCTGAGGTATTTTTCAAGCGAGATACTGCGATGGCAAGCGATACGGCAGGCAAACTAGACGTGATAAAAGACGCTTTTAAAAGAAGCGAAGCGCATTATAATCAAAAATTTGACTACGAGATCGACCTTGACGCAACTGCTCCACTTCGTGACGTTAGCGACATCAAAAACGCGTTCGAGCAATTTATCGCAAACGATAATGACAATCTGATAACGGCTATGCCAAGTAGAAGAAGTCCTTATTTTAATCTCGTTGAGATCAGCCAAAACGGCGAAGTCAGACTGTCAAAACAGCTTCAAAACCCAGTCCTAAGAAGGCAAGACGCACCAAAGACTTACGATATGAACGCGTCGATTTATATCTGGAAGCGTGAAATTTTACTAAATGAAAATTCTATATTTTTGCCTAAAACCGGACTTTATATCATGCTGGAGGAGCGCTCTATCGACATCGATAGCGAGCTTGATTTTAAATTCGTAGAATCCATCTTAAAGGAAAGAAATGCTTAA
- a CDS encoding oxidoreductase yields MLKDKVVLVSGGAGLIGKEFIKAIAKNGATAIIADIDENIGLQTKQNLQKEPGSASIDFIKLDITSADSLEACIEHISKKYGKIDALVNSAYPRNKNYGRHFFDVKFDDFVENLGLNLGGYFLSSKHFAKFFQTQKYGNIINISSIYGVIAPKFEVYDDTPMTMPVEYAAIKSGLIHLTKYMAKYFKGQNIRVNAISPGGIFDHQNEIFLKNYKAQCLNKGMLDPCDLTGALIFLLSNASLYVNGQNIIVDDGFCL; encoded by the coding sequence ATGCTTAAAGATAAAGTAGTACTCGTAAGCGGAGGCGCAGGTCTCATAGGAAAGGAATTCATAAAAGCCATAGCTAAAAACGGCGCAACTGCGATAATAGCCGATATAGATGAAAACATAGGACTGCAAACCAAGCAAAATTTACAAAAAGAGCCAGGTAGCGCGAGCATAGACTTCATAAAGCTTGACATAACCTCAGCCGACTCTCTTGAAGCGTGCATTGAGCATATCAGCAAGAAATACGGCAAGATAGACGCTCTTGTAAATTCAGCCTATCCTAGGAACAAAAACTACGGCAGACATTTTTTCGATGTGAAATTTGATGATTTCGTTGAAAATTTAGGCTTAAATTTAGGCGGATATTTTTTAAGCTCGAAGCATTTCGCTAAATTTTTCCAGACTCAAAAATACGGCAACATCATAAACATAAGCTCGATCTACGGAGTCATCGCACCGAAATTTGAAGTTTATGACGATACGCCGATGACTATGCCGGTCGAATATGCCGCGATAAAATCAGGTCTTATCCATCTTACAAAATACATGGCAAAATATTTCAAAGGTCAAAATATCAGAGTAAATGCCATAAGCCCGGGCGGGATATTCGATCATCAAAATGAAATTTTTCTAAAAAATTATAAAGCTCAATGCCTAAACAAGGGCATGCTTGACCCGTGCGACTTAACGGGTGCGTTGATATTTTTATTGAGCAATGCTAGTTTATACGTAAATGGTCAAAATATCATAGTAGATGACGGATTTTGTTTATAG
- a CDS encoding ANL family adenylate-forming protein: protein MSDKILEFGQKQAIVYDGITYTYSQLHDKIKELKGGILKCIKNKVVAILGDYSFLSIASFFALYENHNIIVPITNTVKEEIQSRLDEAFCEFSIAPDDGLRLVNLECNETHEMIEKLKRENHAGLVLFSSGSTGKPKAMVHDLDILMRHYDGKRQKSLNMLVFLMFDHIGGINTLLNILSIGSTAIIARNRDPDEICKLLQDHRIMILPSSPTFLNLILMSGAHKRYDLSALRMITYGTETMSESLLERLKTQFPKVKFLQTFGTSETGIASTSSKDSTFMKIDDKDLEYKIVDNELWLRSKTQIVGYLNAPMDSFTDDGWFKTGDLVQLGEDGGIKIIGRSKEVINVGGQKVLPSEVESVIFELDAVKDVMVSAEKSTIIGQMVVAKIVLNKEISKSEILRHCISKLDKFKVPAKIEFVDEIKFNPRFKKQRL, encoded by the coding sequence ATGAGTGATAAAATTTTAGAATTTGGGCAAAAGCAGGCTATCGTTTATGACGGTATCACTTATACTTATAGCCAGCTTCATGATAAGATAAAAGAGCTCAAAGGCGGAATTTTAAAATGTATAAAAAATAAGGTCGTAGCTATTTTGGGAGATTATAGCTTTTTAAGTATCGCATCATTTTTTGCGCTTTATGAAAACCATAATATTATCGTGCCTATAACGAATACTGTAAAAGAAGAGATACAGAGTCGCTTGGATGAAGCATTTTGCGAATTTAGTATAGCACCTGATGATGGGCTTAGGCTAGTAAATTTAGAGTGCAATGAAACTCATGAAATGATAGAAAAATTAAAGCGAGAAAACCACGCGGGACTGGTGCTGTTTTCAAGTGGTAGTACTGGTAAACCAAAGGCAATGGTGCATGACCTTGATATTTTGATGAGACACTATGATGGTAAAAGGCAAAAGAGTCTCAATATGCTTGTGTTTTTGATGTTTGATCATATTGGCGGTATAAATACGCTTTTAAACATCTTGTCGATAGGCTCGACCGCCATCATAGCAAGGAATAGAGATCCAGACGAAATTTGCAAGCTTTTGCAAGATCATAGAATAATGATTTTACCAAGCTCGCCGACATTTTTAAATTTGATACTTATGAGCGGTGCGCACAAAAGATATGATCTGAGTGCACTTCGGATGATCACTTATGGCACAGAAACGATGAGTGAGAGCTTGCTAGAACGGTTAAAGACCCAGTTTCCTAAGGTCAAATTCCTACAAACATTTGGTACGAGTGAAACTGGTATCGCAAGTACCAGCTCAAAAGATTCTACCTTTATGAAAATAGATGATAAAGACCTCGAATACAAAATCGTAGATAACGAGCTCTGGCTACGCTCGAAAACGCAGATAGTGGGCTACTTGAATGCTCCTATGGATAGTTTTACTGATGATGGTTGGTTTAAGACTGGCGATCTGGTACAGCTTGGAGAAGATGGGGGTATAAAAATAATAGGGCGTTCAAAAGAGGTCATAAATGTCGGTGGACAAAAGGTACTCCCATCTGAGGTGGAAAGTGTGATATTTGAGCTTGATGCCGTAAAAGACGTGATGGTATCGGCAGAAAAATCCACGATAATCGGACAAATGGTCGTCGCAAAAATCGTTTTGAATAAAGAAATTTCAAAATCTGAAATCTTGAGACATTGTATATCAAAACTCGATAAATTCAAAGTTCCTGCAAAGATAGAATTCGTAGATGAGATAAAATTTAATCCAAGATTTAAAAAGCAAAGGCTTTGA
- a CDS encoding SDR family NAD(P)-dependent oxidoreductase, whose translation MSRVVMITGTSKGIGKELCSHYLEKGFVVAGCSHGQSGIKDENYRHFSLDIGDESAVVDMVRAVKREFDGIDVLINNAGIASMNHILTTPTSSMDRVLDTNLKGTFLFLREVAKVMSLKAKSAKQNHFRIVNFSTIAAPLNLEGEAVYAASKAAIESITKVSAKELASFGITVNAIAPTPIKTDLIKAVPENKINELLQKQAIKRFGEFDDVKNVIDFFIDEKSDFVTAQIIYLGGITN comes from the coding sequence ATGAGTAGAGTCGTTATGATAACCGGCACGAGCAAAGGTATCGGCAAAGAGCTTTGCTCGCATTATCTTGAAAAAGGCTTTGTGGTTGCAGGATGCTCACACGGACAAAGCGGGATAAAGGATGAAAACTATCGTCATTTTAGCCTTGATATCGGCGACGAGAGTGCAGTCGTGGATATGGTAAGAGCCGTGAAGCGAGAATTTGACGGTATAGATGTGTTGATAAATAACGCAGGCATCGCATCGATGAATCATATCCTGACGACACCAACTTCAAGTATGGATAGGGTTTTAGATACAAATTTAAAAGGAACATTCTTATTTTTGCGAGAAGTTGCGAAAGTGATGAGTCTAAAGGCAAAATCAGCAAAACAAAATCACTTTCGTATCGTAAATTTTTCTACTATCGCAGCTCCTTTAAATTTAGAAGGTGAGGCGGTATACGCAGCTAGTAAAGCGGCCATAGAGAGTATCACGAAAGTGAGTGCAAAGGAGCTCGCTAGCTTTGGCATAACAGTAAATGCCATCGCCCCAACACCGATCAAAACAGATCTCATCAAAGCCGTTCCAGAAAATAAGATAAATGAGCTTTTGCAAAAGCAGGCTATAAAAAGATTTGGTGAATTTGATGATGTGAAAAATGTCATCGACTTTTTCATTGATGAAAAGAGCGATTTCGTGACCGCACAAATCATATATCTTGGCGGTATCACCAACTAG